From Fulvivirga lutea:
ACCAAAGTGAAAAATTATCTAATAAGCCATCTTGCTTTTCTGGTAGGCTTGCTAACAAAAGTGTCGAAACGCTTTCAATATTTGTGTATGTTCCAGCATAAACTAATGTCTTGGTTTTTTTTACATTAAGTATATCCAGTAGATACTGACTCTTTTTGCTTTCATCTTTGCCTATTTCCTTGTGGTAGTCAATTCTGTCAAGGTAAACGGTATTAAAATCCAATGGGACAAATTCCATTCCTTGTGTAAATGGATTATCTCCTAAACTGCTAATGTTTGGTGCGAGGAAGTATTTTTGTTTAGCAACTTGTCCGAGCTTTAAGATTGCCTTAATTAAGGTTGGTGATCTATCTGAGTCAAATTTAGAACTCGCTTTGTAAAACTCATCAATGATGAGTATATCGAGATTAGGAATTTTATCAACATAATTTATGGCTCGCTCTTGAGGAAAAATGAAAATGTTTTTTTCAGCAAGAGGTACTTCCGTTGTTGTAATTATTTTGTATTCCTTAGCAAATTTCTTGTACAGTCTCCTTCTTGTTTCATCTGTTAAAGCGATGGTAGGAACAATAATTACCACATTAGAGGGCTTATTTATTTTTATGTATGCATCTATGACAAAGCTTTTGCCAAAGCTCGTTGGAGCACTGACTGCAATACTTTCTTGATTGACAAGCTTTTTTAACAGTGCGGATTGCTCACGATGAAGTGTTAATTCTTCCTCTTCACCTGTATCTACCTTAAATGCCTCATATACAAATCTGTCTTGCCAATTAGCCGTGTCTGTATCTAAATAAGGGTAAAGCCCTGTTTCTCTAATTAAATGATTAACTAACTCTGAATATCTAATTCCCTCCTGCTCGTGATAATCCAAGAGTTTTATCAGCTCGTTTCTAGCTGCATTATCGCGGTTTTCAAAGAGATGATCGTTTATAATATTACAAGTTTCAAAGATATCCATGATTAAGACGCTTGTTCTTTATAATGTTGAACATTCTTGACAAATGAATCAATAATCGGTTTTTTCTCTGCTACTGGGAATAGTATTAGATGAAAGTGAACTTCATCATACTTAAAAATAGACTTGCCTACCTTGTTAATTTGTTTCTTGAAATAAGATTCTGCCCTTTCTTTATGTAACTCGATTATTTTATATCGGTATTCATCAGTTAACTCTTTAGAAGATTTTGTTATTGAGCATTCATGCAGGATAAGAATAGGTATGTGTAATTTAGGTTTGAGATTATCAATTGAAACGCCACTTCGGATAAATGAAACTATTTTATCATATAGCGTTTTATTGTCCTTTAGATAATGCTTTAGATCATTTACATTAGTAATGATGCTGTTTTCCTTTTCCAACTTTTCAGTTTGAAGTGAGTTTTCAACTGAATTCACAATCGAGTAGAGCCTTTCATCCTCAATGCTATTGTAAAATTTGGCCTCTCCAAACCATAGAGAAAATGAATCTTCATCCTCAATTACGATATGAACACTATCGGCTCCTTTTGCATTGTCTTGGGAGTTTTGTTTGTAAAAGATTTTTGGAACCACGGGAAGTGCATTATAATTATGCTTCATAATTCCATAAAGGACTATCTCCGCCAATTCACTCCCTTGTCCATCTTGATCTTTTTTTAAATCTGTTAACCTAAGTCTTTTTGCAGCTTCAGTTAAGCTCGATTGAGATCGATCAAGTAATGCTTGCCTATCCTTCAGCGATAAGGATGTTTCGGTGATATTATCCCATACAAAAGATTGAAACTTTCCGTATCTCCATTTGCCGTCCTGATAATCGTTAATTATGCTCAGTAGTTTTTTCTTTTCGGCTGGTACTAAACTGGATTCTGGAAGAATTTTAAGAAAAAAATCATCAACCAGCACTTCAAAATCTACGATTGTCTTTTTCATCAATATTATGCGAGTTCTATGTTTCTAATTGCTGGTAACGCCTGTGTAGAAAACATATGCCACACGAGGCTATAAAAAACTAAACGTAGCATTTTCTGCTAACTTTCTCAACGCACATAAGGCAAAAACAGCTTAATTCTTTCAAGATACTACTGCGTTCTGGTTGGTCGTCCCGCTATGGAATGCAAGCATAAAATGCGGGTGAGTTGCACTTCCCGAAGCTTCAAGGTGATTAAGCATATGTTTTTCTACACCATGTTGTAGGGTGTTTTAACTACTCCTCAATTTCAATAGTTTCAATTACTGAAAAGAACAGATCCCTGTCCTCCTTGTAGCTTTTTTTCTTCTTGGCTTTGGCAGTATAATTGATGATTACTACACGTTGTTTATAGGATTTTATAAGTGATGTTGAGTTGTAGTTCCCATCTGGTTGCACCACTGAATAGTCAATAACTCTGTATTTGATATTATTTACCGTTGTGTCCGATTGATTATGTAGTTCATACTTTTGAAATTGACGTGGAAGTTGTGATACAAGCATTCTTCCGAATTCCTCTTCAGTTGAGTTTGTTGAGTTTCCAATAAACGTAAAAACTATGTTATTACAGAATTCTTTGCCGCTACAATTTGATTGAGCTTTGAATGCTGCGCCACCAGATAAACTAGTGAAAAGCCAGTCATCTGGAAGTGCAACACTTATTGAGTGACCTTGCATTTCATATCTGTTATGCTGGTCGTTGTTAGAGGCATTTAAAGAATCTAAAAATTTACCCACATAATTTCCATCTTCAGTTCCGTCTGGATTTGTTATCAACCAATCCAAAACAGCATTCTCAGGGAATTTAATAAGTTGACCATAAGAGTAGTTTTTTACTGTATTAAGCTCATTCGCAATGGTGCCAGTTATGTTTGAATCTCCCCAATTTGTTACTCGAACAAAGATTTGTTCATAATTTCCATTTGCATCATAAATTCTAGTTGTTAAGAAAAATGCTTGACCATCTTTCAAGCCATTTAAATATTTCTCCTTTGCATCAGGGAGTGAGGCTTTAGCTTGCTGAACATACGGTTCAATTAACTCTTCATATCTTTTTAGTTGCTCACTGTTTTTAATGCTATGAGGCTTATCGGTTGGTGCATTTTCAGATAAAGATGCGTCATTCGATGTCTGTGCTACGCCAAAGTTGTTCAATAACACTAGACCAAAAAGTAGAAAAGTTTTAATCAATTGTTTCTTCATATCAGTTTTTAATACCCTACAACGCCCCTGTAAGGCGCGTTTGT
This genomic window contains:
- a CDS encoding HamA C-terminal domain-containing protein; amino-acid sequence: MKKTIVDFEVLVDDFFLKILPESSLVPAEKKKLLSIINDYQDGKWRYGKFQSFVWDNITETSLSLKDRQALLDRSQSSLTEAAKRLRLTDLKKDQDGQGSELAEIVLYGIMKHNYNALPVVPKIFYKQNSQDNAKGADSVHIVIEDEDSFSLWFGEAKFYNSIEDERLYSIVNSVENSLQTEKLEKENSIITNVNDLKHYLKDNKTLYDKIVSFIRSGVSIDNLKPKLHIPILILHECSITKSSKELTDEYRYKIIELHKERAESYFKKQINKVGKSIFKYDEVHFHLILFPVAEKKPIIDSFVKNVQHYKEQAS
- a CDS encoding DUF2314 domain-containing protein, coding for MKKQLIKTFLLFGLVLLNNFGVAQTSNDASLSENAPTDKPHSIKNSEQLKRYEELIEPYVQQAKASLPDAKEKYLNGLKDGQAFFLTTRIYDANGNYEQIFVRVTNWGDSNITGTIANELNTVKNYSYGQLIKFPENAVLDWLITNPDGTEDGNYVGKFLDSLNASNNDQHNRYEMQGHSISVALPDDWLFTSLSGGAAFKAQSNCSGKEFCNNIVFTFIGNSTNSTEEEFGRMLVSQLPRQFQKYELHNQSDTTVNNIKYRVIDYSVVQPDGNYNSTSLIKSYKQRVVIINYTAKAKKKKSYKEDRDLFFSVIETIEIEE